The DNA window ATCCGCGCCCCCCACCGGTCGGTGCCGGGGGCGAGCTCGCGCATCGGCACGGGGGGCCGCAGCCGCCCGCTCGGATCGCGGAGCACGACGTGCGCGTTGACCGCGTCATGTCCCTCGCGGAACACGGTTGCGGAGATCTCGAAGACTTCGTCCACGACCGCCTTGGCGGGTCTGGCGCCGCAGTCGACGGCGGGGCGGACGTCCAGCACGGGAATGCGACCGATCATGATGGGATCACCTGGGGGCAGTTCGCAGGGCTCGGTGACAACGGGCCAGCCGGTATCGCGGCTGGTAGTGCACGCTCTGTTCGCTCTGTTTCTAGCCGCTCGGTGGACGGCTGGGCTGCGGGCATGGCCGCTCCTGTCCGCGTTCACTCGGGTGGCGGGAGAGGTTGGGGGCGGGTGCGCCGTGCGTGTACCACGTGTACCCGGTGAGCCCTTCCCACTCTCTCCCCGCGCAATCCGCGCCCTTGGTTAACTACTCGTACGTAGTGGCACGGCCCATACCGAGCGCCGGGTCGACATCCGACCGTGCTCCGTCAAGTCGCGCAGGACCACCTGATGGGGCGACACCTCTCATGCGCCACACCTGTCACCCGGTCCTCGCTGGGACGCGTAGGTTACAGGAACAAACCCATAGAAAACGGGCAGGCCGCGAACGCGCCCGTCCGGAGGTACGGGTACGAGGACCCGTCGAAGTTGGCCGGTCTCATACGCCCGAAACCCCGGCGGCGCCCAAAACGGACACCCGGAATCCCAAGGAGTGGGACGGGCCGGCGCGGTACCCGACCCGGCCGCCCGAGCCGCCCGCCCGGCGGAGGCCCCGGGCGCCATGGCCCTCGGGGCGGGGGCGGCGCTAGCCTTCCGGGGGTGATGCGCGGATGCACAGCGTGGTGCGGCCGCTCCGATCCGCAATCCCCTGCGAAGGTGGAACGTGTGAAGGCTATCCGTCGATTCACCGTGCGCCCCGTCCTTCCCGAGACCCTGCTGCCGCTCACCGACCTCGCGCGCAATCTGCGCTGGTCGTGGCATGCCGAGACCCGCGAACTCTTCCAATCCGTCGACCCCGAGGGCTGGCAGGCCGCCGGCGGCGACCCCGTCAGGCTGCTCGGCGCCGTGTCCGCCGCCCGGCTCGCGGAACTCGCCGGCGACCGCCGCTTCCTGCGGCGCCTCGCCGTCGCCGCCGCCGACCTCGATGACTACGTCAACGGCGGGAGGTGGTACCAGAGCCAGGAGATCGGTGCGGAACTGCCCGCCGGCATCGCCTATTTCTCCCCCGAATTCGGCATCACCGCCGCCCTGCCCCAGTACTCCGGCGGCCTCGGCATCCTCGCCGGGGACCACCTGAAGGCCGCCAGCGACCTGGGCGTCCCGCTCATCGGCGTGGGACTGCTCTACCGGCACGGCTACTTCCGCCAGTCGCTCTCGCGCGACGGCTGGCAGCAGGAGCACTATCCCGTCCTCGACCCCAACGAACTCCCGCTCGCCCTGCTCCGCCAGGACGACGGCTCCCCAGCCCGCGTCGGCCTGACCCTCCCCGGCGGACGCGCCCTGCACGCGCACATCTGGCAGGCCCGCGTCGGCCGCGTACCGCTGCTGCTCCTGGACTCCGACGTCGAGGACAACGACGCCCCGGCCCGCGAGGTGACCGACCGGCTCTACGGCGGCGGCAGCGACCACCGGCTGCTCCAGGAGATGCTGCTGGGCATCGGCGGGGTCCGGGCCGTGCGCGCCTACTGCGCGATCACCGGGCATCCCGACCCCGAGGTGTTCCACACCAACGAGGGACACGCCGGCTTCCTGGGGCTGGAGCGCATAAGGGAACTGGAGCGCGAGCAGGGCCTCGGCTTCGACGCCGCCGTCGAGGCGGTGCGCGCCGGGACCGTGTTCACCACGCACACCCCCGTCCCGGCCGGCATCGACCGCTTCGAGCGGGCCCTGGTGGCCCGGCACTTCGGCGAGGGCGGGGAACTGGCCGGCGTCCCCGTCGAGCGGATCCTGGAGCTCGGCGCGGAGAACTATCCCGGCGGCGACCCCGGCGTGTTCAACATGGCGGTGATGGGACTGCGCCTGGCGCAGCGCGCCAACGGCGTGTCCACCCTGCACGGCGCGGTCAGCCGGGAGATGTTCGCCGGACTGTGGCCGGGCTTCGACCCCTCCGACGTGCCCATCACCTCCGTCACCAACGGGGTGCACGCCCCCACCTGGGTGGCCCCGGAGGTCGTCCGGCTGGGCGCCCGCCAGATCGGCGCCGGGCGGACGGAGGACGCGCTGTCCGTCGGCGGGTCGACGCGCTGGGACGCCGTCGCCGACATCCCGGACCAGGACGTGTGGGACCTGCGCCGGGTGCTGCGCGAACAACTGGTCCAGGAGGTACGCGACCGGCTGCGGGCCTCCTGGCGCCAGCGCGGGGCCGCCGACGCCGAACTGGGCTGGGTGGACTCCGTCCTCGACCCGGACGTGCTGACCATCGGCTTCGCCCGGCGCGTGCCCTCGTACAAGCGGCTCACGCTGATGCTGCGGGACCCCGACCGGCTGCGCAGGCTGCTGCTCGACCCGGACCGGCCGGTGCAGATCGTGGTCGCGGGCAAGGCGCACCCGGCGGACGACGGCGGCAAGCGGCTCGTG is part of the Streptomyces subrutilus genome and encodes:
- the glgP gene encoding alpha-glucan family phosphorylase — its product is MKAIRRFTVRPVLPETLLPLTDLARNLRWSWHAETRELFQSVDPEGWQAAGGDPVRLLGAVSAARLAELAGDRRFLRRLAVAAADLDDYVNGGRWYQSQEIGAELPAGIAYFSPEFGITAALPQYSGGLGILAGDHLKAASDLGVPLIGVGLLYRHGYFRQSLSRDGWQQEHYPVLDPNELPLALLRQDDGSPARVGLTLPGGRALHAHIWQARVGRVPLLLLDSDVEDNDAPAREVTDRLYGGGSDHRLLQEMLLGIGGVRAVRAYCAITGHPDPEVFHTNEGHAGFLGLERIRELEREQGLGFDAAVEAVRAGTVFTTHTPVPAGIDRFERALVARHFGEGGELAGVPVERILELGAENYPGGDPGVFNMAVMGLRLAQRANGVSTLHGAVSREMFAGLWPGFDPSDVPITSVTNGVHAPTWVAPEVVRLGARQIGAGRTEDALSVGGSTRWDAVADIPDQDVWDLRRVLREQLVQEVRDRLRASWRQRGAADAELGWVDSVLDPDVLTIGFARRVPSYKRLTLMLRDPDRLRRLLLDPDRPVQIVVAGKAHPADDGGKRLVQELVRFSDDPRVRHRIVFLPDYGMAMAQKLYPGCDVWLNNPLRPLEACGTSGMKAALNGCLNLSVLDGWWDEWFEPDFGWAIPTADGLGTDEERRDDLEANALYELIEGRVAPRFYDRAGRSGLPVRWIEMVRRTLVSLGPKVLAGRMVREYVERLYAPAARAHRALGPDAARDLAWWKGRVRAAWPRVGVEHVEALAAAPVNGTAELGATLTLRVHVSLDALLPEDVEVQAFAGRVDAQDVIRDGRTFPLKPSAGPDLEGRWVYEGPLALDRTGPFGYTVRILPAHPLLASPAELGLVAAPVDTDAGGGVLLR